From a region of the Halanaerobium hydrogeniformans genome:
- the gltB gene encoding glutamate synthase large subunit, producing MRFSRMPEKQGLYSPEFEHDACGMGFVSHIKGRKSHQIVEQALEVLVNLSHRGATGSEENTGDGAGILLQIPDQFLRAKALENDFKLPEVGDYGVGLVFLPREEEKRNVIVKIIEDITADEGQKVLGWRDVPVDSSEIGNSAREVMPYFKQLFIKRSAEIKAGIDFERKLYLIRKRLEKKIRNSEYKGELYIASLSSRTLVYKGMLTPGQLKGFYPDLSDPELKSAIALIHSRFSTNTFPSWERAHPNRYLIHNGEINTMLGNQNWMRGRESLFASKAFGNDLAELLPVINEDGSDSARFDNALEFLYLSGRSLAHSMMMMIPEPWEHNDLMEEKKRDFYHFHSTLMEAWDGPAAMAFTDGTQVGAVLDRNGLRPSRYYITDDDLLIVASEVGVLDLPEEKIVSKQRLEPGRMLLLDTEKGRIINDKELKAEISAAEPYGEWLDDNLLKMEEINNMEDSEQDLEIDSKRLLRMQKSFGYSYEDLQKILIPMARDGVDPIGSMGNDASLAVLSDQPQLLYNYFKQLFAQVTNPPIDSIREKLITASKSYLGSEGNLLSPEAKSCRQLELEDPFLSNAQLKKIKELDQAGFKTAEIDIIFDKEENDLEKAINEIFAKADSLIENGTNIIILTDKKINADKLPIPALLAVSALHHHLIKNGSRTKVSIVLESGEPREVHHFALLIGYGLDAVNPYLAYASLVDLVKEGHLEMDSKKAVQKYIKAAVKGVIKVMAKMGISTVQSYRGAQIFEAIGIGEEVIDKYFCRTPSRIGGIGLEEIAKESQLRHDSAFKGIKIERDTLDPGSNFAWRKDGEEHLYNPETIYLLQRAVREDNYQLYKEYAAKINDQSDKMLTLRGLLEPDYAAEAIPLEEVEPAENIMKRFKTGAMSYGSISQEAHEALAIAMNRIGGKSNTGEGGEDPDRYTRDANGDLRNSAIKQVASGRFGVDSSYLVSAEEIQIKMAQGAKPGEGGQLPGKKVYPWVAEVRGTTPGVGLISPPPHHDIYSIEDLAQLIHDLKNANRNADINVKLVSEVGVGTVAAGVAKGKADVILISGYDGGTGASPRTSIRHAGLPWELGLAETHQTLVLNDLRDRVKLETDGKIMTGKDLAVAAMLGAEEYGFATTPLVALGCVMMRVCNKNTCPVGVATQDPELRKKFTGKPEHVVNFMRFMAENLREEMAALGFRTIDEMIGRVDRLGRDKAFDHWKAKGLDYSAILHQPEVARKKAVFCQQKQEHGLENSYDLRELLELSKDAIENGEAIEKDLPIKNTDRVVGTILGSEITKRYGGTGLKEDTIKLNFKGSAGQSFAAYLPKGLTFSLSGDSNDYLGKGLSGGKVIVKKPAEASFKADENIIIGNVAFFGATSGKAYIEGVGGERFAVRNSGVEAVVEGLGDHGCEYMTGGRVVVLGSVGRNFAAGMTGGTAYVLDLNGDFALKANQEMVDLEALPEVEDGPIVKEMIKEHLAYTGSLKAEEILNNWEEYKHKFVRVMPRDYQRMITAIEDFKQQGLCREDALMRAFEENAQDKARVSGN from the coding sequence ATGCGATTTAGTAGAATGCCTGAAAAGCAGGGATTGTACAGTCCAGAATTTGAACATGATGCTTGTGGAATGGGATTTGTAAGCCATATTAAAGGAAGAAAGTCCCATCAGATAGTGGAACAGGCACTGGAAGTGCTTGTCAATTTAAGTCACCGAGGAGCTACAGGAAGTGAAGAAAACACTGGAGATGGAGCAGGTATTTTGCTGCAGATTCCAGATCAGTTTTTACGAGCTAAAGCTCTAGAAAATGATTTCAAACTGCCTGAAGTCGGTGATTATGGAGTAGGACTGGTCTTCCTACCCAGAGAAGAAGAAAAAAGAAATGTGATAGTTAAAATAATAGAAGATATTACTGCAGATGAGGGGCAAAAAGTTCTCGGTTGGAGAGATGTACCAGTTGATTCTTCTGAAATTGGTAATTCAGCCAGAGAGGTTATGCCCTATTTTAAGCAGCTTTTTATTAAACGCTCTGCTGAAATAAAAGCAGGGATTGATTTTGAACGCAAACTATATTTGATCCGTAAAAGATTGGAAAAAAAGATTCGAAATTCAGAATATAAGGGTGAGCTCTACATTGCCTCACTTTCAAGCCGGACTTTAGTCTATAAAGGTATGTTGACACCAGGTCAGCTAAAAGGTTTTTATCCAGATCTCAGTGATCCTGAACTTAAATCAGCAATTGCCCTGATTCATTCACGTTTTAGCACAAATACCTTTCCCAGCTGGGAGAGAGCCCATCCCAATCGCTATTTAATCCATAATGGTGAGATAAATACTATGCTTGGTAACCAGAATTGGATGCGGGGAAGAGAGAGTCTATTTGCCAGCAAAGCTTTTGGGAATGATTTAGCTGAGCTTCTGCCTGTAATCAATGAAGATGGCAGTGATTCAGCTCGATTTGATAATGCCCTGGAATTTCTTTATTTATCTGGACGTTCTCTGGCCCATTCGATGATGATGATGATTCCAGAACCATGGGAGCACAATGATTTAATGGAAGAGAAAAAAAGAGATTTTTATCATTTTCATAGTACTTTAATGGAAGCCTGGGATGGTCCAGCAGCCATGGCTTTTACAGATGGAACCCAGGTTGGAGCTGTGCTTGATAGAAATGGACTCCGTCCCTCCCGTTACTATATTACCGATGATGATCTTTTAATAGTTGCTTCTGAAGTGGGAGTATTAGATCTACCGGAAGAAAAGATAGTCAGCAAACAGAGGTTAGAGCCCGGCAGGATGCTTTTATTAGATACTGAAAAGGGTAGAATTATCAATGATAAAGAACTTAAAGCAGAAATTTCAGCAGCTGAACCGTATGGAGAATGGCTGGATGATAATCTGCTTAAAATGGAAGAGATAAATAATATGGAAGATAGTGAGCAGGACTTAGAGATTGATTCCAAACGGCTGCTCAGAATGCAGAAAAGTTTTGGCTACAGTTATGAAGATCTGCAAAAAATATTGATTCCAATGGCTAGAGATGGAGTTGATCCGATCGGTTCTATGGGTAATGACGCCTCTTTGGCTGTTTTATCTGATCAACCCCAGCTTTTATATAACTATTTTAAACAATTATTTGCCCAGGTAACAAACCCTCCCATTGATTCGATTAGGGAGAAGTTAATTACCGCCAGCAAATCATATTTAGGTTCAGAAGGCAATCTGCTTTCTCCTGAAGCTAAAAGTTGTAGACAGTTGGAATTAGAAGATCCATTTTTGAGCAATGCTCAACTTAAAAAGATTAAAGAACTTGATCAAGCTGGTTTTAAAACAGCTGAAATAGATATTATATTTGATAAAGAAGAAAATGATTTAGAAAAAGCAATCAACGAAATTTTTGCTAAAGCAGATAGTTTAATTGAAAATGGAACAAATATTATTATTTTAACAGATAAAAAAATCAATGCTGATAAACTGCCGATTCCAGCCCTTCTTGCCGTATCTGCTTTACACCATCATCTGATTAAAAATGGAAGCAGGACAAAGGTCTCCATAGTCTTAGAATCAGGAGAGCCAAGAGAGGTTCATCATTTTGCACTTTTGATCGGTTATGGTCTGGATGCTGTTAACCCATATTTAGCCTATGCTTCCCTGGTTGACTTAGTTAAGGAAGGTCATTTGGAGATGGACAGCAAAAAGGCTGTGCAAAAATATATTAAGGCAGCTGTTAAAGGGGTTATCAAGGTAATGGCCAAGATGGGTATTTCAACTGTACAAAGCTACAGAGGAGCCCAGATTTTTGAAGCGATCGGGATTGGAGAAGAAGTGATCGATAAATACTTCTGTCGTACACCTTCTCGAATTGGTGGAATAGGCTTAGAAGAAATAGCAAAAGAAAGCCAGCTCAGACATGATAGTGCCTTTAAGGGAATTAAAATAGAAAGAGATACCCTTGATCCTGGAAGTAATTTTGCCTGGCGAAAAGATGGAGAAGAACATCTATACAATCCGGAAACCATCTACCTGCTGCAGAGAGCAGTTAGGGAAGATAATTATCAATTATATAAAGAATATGCAGCTAAAATAAATGACCAAAGTGATAAAATGCTAACCTTAAGAGGACTGCTTGAGCCTGATTATGCTGCAGAAGCTATTCCTTTAGAAGAGGTTGAGCCAGCTGAAAATATAATGAAGCGCTTTAAAACAGGTGCTATGTCATATGGTTCAATCAGCCAGGAAGCCCATGAAGCTTTGGCCATTGCGATGAATAGAATCGGCGGTAAGTCGAACACCGGTGAAGGTGGAGAAGACCCTGATCGTTATACTCGCGATGCCAATGGTGATCTCCGCAATAGTGCAATTAAACAGGTTGCTTCAGGTCGCTTTGGAGTTGATTCAAGTTATCTCGTTTCTGCTGAGGAGATCCAGATCAAGATGGCCCAGGGTGCTAAACCCGGTGAAGGTGGTCAGCTGCCCGGCAAGAAGGTTTATCCCTGGGTAGCTGAAGTTAGGGGAACAACACCTGGTGTTGGCTTGATCTCCCCCCCTCCTCATCATGACATTTATTCTATAGAAGATCTGGCCCAGCTGATTCATGATCTAAAAAATGCCAATCGGAATGCCGACATAAATGTTAAATTGGTATCTGAGGTTGGGGTAGGGACCGTAGCAGCTGGAGTGGCCAAGGGTAAAGCAGATGTAATTTTAATCTCTGGTTATGATGGTGGTACAGGTGCTTCTCCCAGAACAAGTATTAGACATGCAGGTTTACCATGGGAGCTCGGTCTGGCTGAAACTCATCAGACTCTGGTTTTGAATGATTTAAGAGATAGGGTTAAATTAGAAACTGATGGTAAGATTATGACAGGTAAAGACCTTGCAGTTGCTGCAATGCTGGGAGCTGAAGAATATGGTTTTGCTACAACACCTTTAGTTGCCTTAGGTTGTGTTATGATGCGGGTCTGTAATAAAAATACCTGTCCGGTTGGAGTTGCAACCCAGGACCCGGAATTAAGAAAGAAATTTACAGGTAAACCGGAACATGTTGTTAATTTTATGCGCTTTATGGCTGAAAATCTCAGAGAAGAGATGGCAGCCTTAGGTTTTAGAACAATTGATGAGATGATAGGCCGGGTTGATAGATTGGGTAGAGATAAGGCTTTTGATCACTGGAAGGCGAAGGGACTTGATTATTCAGCGATTTTACATCAACCTGAAGTAGCCAGAAAGAAAGCTGTTTTCTGTCAACAAAAACAGGAACACGGTCTGGAAAATAGTTATGATTTGAGAGAACTGCTTGAGTTATCAAAAGATGCCATTGAAAATGGAGAAGCAATAGAAAAAGATCTACCGATTAAAAATACTGACAGGGTGGTTGGAACCATTCTTGGTAGTGAAATAACAAAGAGATATGGTGGAACTGGCCTAAAAGAAGATACGATCAAATTGAACTTCAAAGGTTCAGCTGGACAGAGTTTTGCCGCCTATTTACCTAAAGGATTAACATTTAGCCTTAGTGGAGATAGCAACGACTATCTTGGTAAAGGACTTTCTGGTGGTAAGGTAATTGTTAAAAAACCTGCTGAAGCTTCATTTAAGGCTGATGAAAATATCATTATTGGTAATGTAGCCTTTTTTGGTGCAACTTCTGGTAAAGCCTATATAGAAGGAGTTGGCGGGGAAAGGTTTGCAGTCCGCAATAGTGGAGTTGAGGCGGTAGTTGAAGGCCTTGGAGACCATGGTTGTGAATACATGACAGGTGGTAGGGTTGTTGTACTCGGCTCGGTTGGCCGCAATTTTGCTGCCGGGATGACCGGTGGAACTGCTTATGTGCTTGATCTTAATGGAGATTTTGCTTTAAAGGCCAATCAAGAGATGGTTGATTTAGAAGCTCTGCCTGAGGTAGAAGATGGCCCGATCGTTAAAGAAATGATAAAAGAACATTTAGCTTACACAGGTAGTCTTAAAGCAGAAGAAATCCTGAACAACTGGGAAGAGTATAAGCATAAATTTGTGAGGGTTATGCCGAGAGATTATCAGCGGATGATTACAGCAATCGAGGACTTTAAACAGCAGGGATTATGTAGAGAAGATGCCTTAATGAGAGCTTTTGAAGAAAATGCCCAGGATAAAGCCCGTGTCAGCGGTAACTAA
- a CDS encoding glutamate synthase subunit beta, translating into MGKATGFIEYQREVPEERPVKDRIKDWQEFKTKFSEDAAKIQGARCMECGIPFCHSGLEIGGMVSGCPVNNLIPEWNDLIYKGKWEEAVKRLLKTNNFPEFTGRVCPAPCEGSCTLGLNEPAVTIKQNEYQIIEKAFAEGWMEPQPPETRSGKSVAVVGSGPAGLAAADQLNKLGHWVKVYERQDRIGGLLTYGIPNMKLDKEEVVKRRLDIMEAEGVEFVVSTEVGIDISLTELQKENDAVVLAGGATKARDLKVPGRDAEGVHFAVKFLKENTKKVLDKDNPDYISAEDKDVIVIGGGDTGTDCVATSIRQGCNSVTQFEIMPQPPEARQDSNPWPEWPKTEKIDYGQEEATELYGADPREYLIMTKEIIKDDSGHVKAIRTVKINWDKDEQGNFYPVEKEDTEKIWPADLVLIAMGFLGPEETLINAAGLEQDARSNVKANYGDFRTNLDGVFAAGDMRKGQSLVVNAIDEGRKAAKSVDQYLAE; encoded by the coding sequence ATGGGTAAAGCAACAGGTTTTATAGAATATCAGCGGGAAGTGCCAGAGGAGCGCCCGGTTAAAGATAGAATTAAAGACTGGCAGGAGTTTAAAACTAAGTTCAGCGAAGATGCTGCAAAGATTCAGGGAGCCCGCTGTATGGAATGTGGAATTCCTTTCTGTCACAGTGGTTTAGAAATCGGAGGAATGGTCTCAGGTTGCCCGGTTAATAATTTGATTCCAGAATGGAATGATTTAATCTATAAGGGGAAGTGGGAGGAAGCAGTAAAAAGACTGCTTAAAACCAATAATTTTCCCGAGTTTACTGGTCGAGTTTGTCCGGCACCATGTGAGGGTTCCTGTACTTTAGGACTTAATGAGCCTGCAGTGACTATTAAACAAAATGAATATCAGATTATAGAAAAAGCCTTTGCTGAAGGCTGGATGGAACCTCAGCCACCTGAAACAAGAAGTGGAAAATCTGTGGCTGTTGTTGGTTCTGGTCCGGCTGGTCTGGCAGCAGCTGATCAGCTGAACAAGCTGGGACATTGGGTTAAAGTCTATGAACGTCAGGATAGAATAGGTGGTCTTTTAACCTACGGTATCCCTAATATGAAGCTGGATAAAGAAGAAGTTGTTAAAAGAAGGCTCGATATTATGGAAGCAGAAGGTGTGGAGTTTGTAGTTAGTACAGAAGTCGGTATTGATATCAGTCTAACAGAACTCCAGAAAGAAAATGATGCTGTTGTGCTGGCAGGAGGAGCTACTAAAGCAAGAGATTTAAAGGTACCCGGTAGAGATGCTGAAGGAGTTCATTTTGCCGTTAAATTTCTTAAAGAAAACACCAAAAAAGTCTTGGATAAAGATAATCCTGATTATATTTCAGCAGAAGATAAAGATGTTATAGTAATCGGGGGAGGAGATACAGGTACCGATTGTGTTGCAACTTCTATTCGTCAGGGCTGTAATAGTGTAACCCAGTTTGAAATTATGCCTCAACCCCCAGAAGCCAGGCAGGATAGTAATCCCTGGCCTGAATGGCCCAAAACAGAAAAAATAGATTATGGGCAAGAAGAGGCAACAGAACTTTATGGAGCTGATCCGAGAGAGTATCTGATCATGACAAAAGAGATTATTAAAGATGACTCAGGTCATGTTAAAGCAATTAGAACTGTAAAAATTAACTGGGATAAAGATGAGCAGGGTAATTTTTATCCTGTAGAAAAAGAGGATACAGAAAAGATCTGGCCTGCTGATCTGGTTTTAATTGCAATGGGCTTTTTGGGTCCAGAAGAGACTTTGATTAATGCTGCAGGCTTAGAACAGGATGCTCGTTCTAATGTTAAGGCCAATTATGGTGATTTTAGAACCAATCTCGATGGTGTTTTTGCAGCAGGTGATATGAGAAAAGGTCAGAGTCTGGTTGTTAATGCAATTGATGAAGGTAGAAAAGCGGCTAAATCGGTTGACCAGTATTTAGCAGAATAA
- a CDS encoding basic amino acid ABC transporter substrate-binding protein, whose product MKKILVLMLLVFAVFAFSFSAYAETYVVGTSAGFPPFEYVEDGEIVGFDMDLITEIGNRQGFEVEFRDISFDSLIPALTTGSIDIIAAAMTITEERAEVLDFSDPYYSANQAVLVHEDSEEGLTILFGDNDIGVQTGTTGDIWVQDHLVEPGILTGNVRNYDSFVLVIRDLANQNIDGVVLDKPVGETYSQGNPVKVVAEIITGEEYGMAVAQGNDELLEKINAGLEEVREDGTMDELIEKYFE is encoded by the coding sequence ATGAAAAAGATTTTAGTTTTAATGCTTTTAGTTTTTGCTGTTTTTGCATTTAGTTTTTCAGCTTATGCAGAAACATATGTTGTAGGTACAAGTGCTGGTTTTCCACCTTTTGAGTATGTAGAAGATGGAGAGATCGTTGGTTTCGATATGGATTTAATTACCGAGATCGGTAATCGTCAGGGTTTTGAGGTTGAATTCAGAGATATCAGTTTTGATTCTCTAATTCCAGCTTTAACCACAGGTAGTATTGATATCATTGCAGCTGCAATGACAATTACAGAAGAAAGAGCAGAGGTACTTGACTTTTCTGATCCCTATTATTCAGCCAATCAAGCTGTTTTAGTTCATGAAGATTCAGAAGAGGGCTTAACAATACTCTTTGGCGATAATGATATTGGTGTACAGACAGGTACTACTGGAGATATCTGGGTACAGGATCATTTAGTTGAACCTGGTATTTTAACAGGTAATGTAAGAAACTATGATAGTTTTGTGCTGGTTATTAGAGATCTGGCTAACCAGAACATCGATGGTGTTGTTTTAGATAAGCCTGTTGGTGAAACTTACAGTCAGGGTAATCCTGTTAAAGTTGTAGCAGAGATCATTACCGGTGAAGAATACGGAATGGCTGTTGCTCAGGGTAATGATGAATTATTAGAAAAAATCAATGCTGGTTTAGAAGAAGTTAGAGAAGATGGAACCATGGATGAGTTAATCGAAAAGTATTTTGAGTAA
- a CDS encoding amino acid ABC transporter permease: MLENIVLIQRALPFLLRGTVVTIQLTFWSLLLGVVIGLPLAFAQVYGNKIVTFFTAIYERIARSIPLLVILLLINYALPMLGFRIPVFRAAVLGIGLRSSAYQSQIYRGAIQSVSGSQLKAAMSLGMNKLTAFSHIIAPQAIRIAIPPVTNESAIVLKDTSLAFTIGVVELVRQGDYFIATSNEPMVIYLTVAAIYFILTTTINLALSLFEKKYKIPGIGIEGGHSDAY; the protein is encoded by the coding sequence ATGCTAGAGAATATTGTTTTAATTCAGAGAGCATTACCATTTTTACTGAGAGGTACGGTTGTAACTATCCAGCTGACATTCTGGAGCCTTCTTTTGGGTGTGGTTATCGGGCTGCCGTTAGCTTTTGCTCAGGTTTATGGGAATAAAATTGTTACTTTCTTTACAGCTATTTATGAGAGGATTGCCAGGAGTATTCCCCTGCTGGTTATACTTTTATTGATTAATTATGCTCTACCGATGTTAGGTTTTAGAATACCTGTTTTTAGAGCAGCTGTATTGGGGATAGGTCTGCGTAGTTCTGCCTATCAGTCACAGATCTATCGGGGAGCTATTCAATCTGTCAGTGGTTCTCAGCTTAAGGCAGCTATGTCACTGGGGATGAACAAACTGACTGCTTTTAGCCATATTATTGCACCTCAGGCGATCAGGATTGCTATTCCACCGGTTACCAATGAATCGGCAATTGTGTTAAAAGATACTTCACTTGCTTTTACTATCGGGGTTGTCGAGCTTGTTAGGCAGGGAGATTACTTTATTGCTACTTCTAATGAACCGATGGTAATTTATCTAACAGTTGCAGCAATATATTTTATTTTAACTACGACTATTAACCTGGCCCTGTCCTTATTTGAGAAAAAGTATAAGATACCGGGGATAGGGATTGAAGGAGGACATTCAGATGCCTACTAA
- a CDS encoding amino acid ABC transporter ATP-binding protein, producing the protein MPTKHLLKIEDLHHSFGDEEVLKGISLALDKGETKVIVGPSGTGKSTILNNIIRLVPPVSGKIYLEDVEITSTKKINQIRQQIGFVFQDFGLFNHLTAKGNVMIGLTKVKKMDKKEAEKIAIEELDRVGIGNYANSYPSQLSGGQKQRVGIARALAMKPKLILFDEPTSSLDPELTGEVLTVMKNLAQEGMTMLIVTHEMGFARTVADELIFMEGGHIVEQGPPEKLFKNPEHKRTREFLFKLTDLYGEGEE; encoded by the coding sequence ATGCCTACTAAGCATTTATTAAAAATAGAGGATTTACACCACAGCTTTGGTGATGAGGAAGTTTTAAAAGGTATATCTCTTGCTCTAGATAAAGGAGAAACCAAAGTTATTGTAGGACCAAGTGGTACCGGAAAAAGCACAATTTTAAATAATATCATTCGTTTAGTACCTCCTGTTAGTGGTAAAATTTATTTAGAAGATGTAGAGATTACTTCTACTAAAAAGATCAACCAGATTAGACAGCAGATTGGTTTTGTTTTTCAGGATTTTGGGCTGTTTAATCATTTAACTGCTAAAGGAAATGTGATGATTGGTTTAACAAAGGTTAAAAAAATGGATAAAAAAGAGGCCGAAAAAATTGCTATAGAAGAGTTAGATAGAGTTGGAATCGGTAATTATGCAAACTCTTATCCATCTCAGTTATCAGGTGGTCAAAAACAGCGGGTTGGTATAGCTAGAGCTCTCGCTATGAAGCCCAAATTGATCTTATTTGATGAACCGACTTCTTCTTTAGATCCTGAACTAACCGGAGAAGTTTTAACAGTTATGAAAAACTTAGCTCAGGAAGGTATGACGATGTTAATTGTTACTCATGAGATGGGTTTTGCCAGAACTGTTGCTGATGAGCTTATATTTATGGAGGGTGGTCATATTGTTGAACAGGGGCCTCCAGAAAAATTATTTAAAAATCCTGAACACAAAAGAACCAGGGAATTTCTCTTTAAGCTCACAGACTTATATGGTGAGGGTGAAGAATAA
- a CDS encoding amino acid ABC transporter permease: MLDIFLDFYPVLFRGLGVTIMITLISCTSGTILGIFLSLGKIYGNKLISRTVTAFIAVIRGTPLLVQLFIIYYGLPAYGIRFAPITAAVISFIINSGAYQAEYLRGSIQSVSSGQLKAALSLGMTKWMGIIYVVLPQALRRVIPAWTNEFIYMIKYSSLAYVIGAKELMTEGKLIASRNYQFFNVYMVVALIYLVVIIIFVYLFNKFEKKVAIPGFDFER; encoded by the coding sequence ATGCTAGATATCTTTCTTGATTTTTATCCGGTCTTATTTAGAGGTCTGGGAGTTACCATAATGATCACTCTTATTTCTTGTACTTCAGGCACTATTTTAGGGATTTTTCTTTCCCTGGGTAAGATTTATGGAAATAAGCTGATTTCAAGAACGGTAACAGCCTTTATTGCTGTTATCAGGGGAACCCCTTTACTGGTTCAGCTTTTCATAATATATTATGGCTTACCTGCTTATGGAATTCGTTTTGCTCCAATTACTGCAGCTGTAATCAGCTTTATCATTAATTCTGGAGCTTATCAGGCAGAGTATTTAAGAGGTTCTATTCAATCTGTAAGTTCAGGTCAGCTTAAAGCTGCTCTTTCTTTAGGAATGACCAAATGGATGGGGATTATCTATGTTGTTTTACCACAGGCATTAAGGAGGGTTATTCCCGCCTGGACAAATGAATTTATTTATATGATCAAGTATTCTTCTTTAGCCTATGTTATCGGTGCTAAAGAATTGATGACAGAAGGTAAGTTAATTGCCAGTCGTAATTATCAGTTTTTTAATGTTTATATGGTTGTAGCTTTAATTTATCTTGTTGTGATAATTATCTTTGTTTATCTATTTAATAAGTTTGAAAAGAAAGTTGCTATACCAGGTTTTGATTTTGAAAGGTAG